A genomic region of Lytechinus pictus isolate F3 Inbred chromosome 2, Lp3.0, whole genome shotgun sequence contains the following coding sequences:
- the LOC129253809 gene encoding Y+L amino acid transporter 2-like isoform X2 produces the protein MPPSKEKMSAAVLNTSQEPCLHEINGYYTKGKQMGDVEPVRLRREVGILNCVTVIVGCIVGSGIFLSPRSVLEYSGSVGMSLVVWTVSGLFSLIGALCFAELGTTITKSGGEYAYILKAFGELPAFILLWMTLLIINPTGQSITALTFANYVVQPFYIESDCGPPDIFVRLLAVMCITLLTFVNSWSVPWATRVQDVFTVAKILALIVIIGTGLVWICMGNTENFQQPFEGSKNGESIALAFYSGLFAYAAWNYLNYLTEEIKEPTKNLPRGIMISLPMVTVIYVLANVAYFAVLSPEELRASNAVAVTFGQKVFGRMAWIMPVSVAMSTFGGVNGGFLSLSRLFFVGAREGQLPEWLAMIQVSRKTPMPSLVFTCLMSILYVFVPSIDSLINYFSFMTWLSIGAAVAGLIYLRITQPNLERPIKFNILLPITFVLACIFLVVMGTVAAPMDTLIGIAITLTGFPVYFLCIWYKKKPAFIMKINQNITHLVQKMFVVVSEEKEA, from the exons ATGCCGCCGTCTAAAGAAAAGATGTCAGCAGCCGTGTTGAATACCTCACAGGAGCCGTGTCTTCACGAAATAAACGGATATTACACCAAAGGTAAACAGATGGGCGACGTCGAACCAGTCCGACTTCGACGCGAAGTCGGAATCTTAAACTGTGTAACTGTGATCGTCGGCTGTATCGTGGGCTCGGGTATATTCCTCTCACCCCGATCCGTCTTGGAATACTCGGGATCGGTGGGTATGTCCCTTGTTGTCTGGACAGTCTCAGGTCTGTTTTCATTAATAGGAGCCCTCTGTTTCGCTGAACTTGGTACAACCATTACTAAATCTGGTGGGGAATATGCCTATATCCTCAAGGCCTTTGGAGAGTTACCTGCCTTTATATTACTATGGATGACACTCCTTATCATCAACCCAACTGGGCAGAGCATCACAGCGCTCACTTTCGCAAATTATGTCGTTCAGCCCTTCTACATCGAGTCCGACTGTGGACCCCCAGATATTTTCGTTCGTCTTCTTGCTGTAATGTGTATAA CTCTACTTACATTTGTGAATTCCTGGAGCGTTCCTTGGGCTACCAGAGTACAGGATGTCTTCACCGTGGCTAAAATCTTGGCACTTATTGTCATCATTGGCACGGGTCTTGTTTGGATCTGTATGG GAAACACCGAGAATTTCCAGCAACCTTTCGAAGGAAGTAAGAATGGCGAGAGCATTGCCCTGGCATTCTACAGTGGTCTATTCGCTTATGCTGCTTG GAATTACTTGAACTATTTGACGGAGGAAATCAAAGAACCAACAAa AAATCTTCCACGTGGAATAATGATTTCTTTACCGATGGTCACCGTGATTTATGTATTGGCAAACGTCGCCTACTTCGCTGTTTTATCTCCAGAGGAATTGCGAGCATCAAACGCTGTTGCAGTG ACGTTTGGTCAGAAGGTGTTTGGTCGAATGGCTTGGATAATGCCAGTCTCTGTTGCCATGTCAACGTTTGGTGGTGTCAATGGTGGTTTCCTATCGTTGTCTCG GTTGTTTTTCGTTGGTGCTCGTGAAGGTCAACTTCCTGAATGGTTAGCGATGATTCAAGTTAGCCGGAAAACTCCAATGCCTTCACTTGTATTCACG TGTCTTATGTCTATCCTGTATGTATTTGTGCCTTCCATCGATTCGCTAATCAACTACTTTAGTTTTATGACCTGGTTATCAATTGGAGCTGCTGTAGCAGGTCTCATCTATCTCCGGATTACACAACCTAATCTAGAAAGGCCTATAAAG tttaatATCCTGCTCCCAATCACGTTTGTGTTAGCGTGTATCTTCTTGGTTGTCATGGGAACAGTGGCAGCACCTATGGACACCCTGATTGGTATTGCAATCACCCTGACGGGTTTCCCAGTTTATTTCCTGTGCATTTGGTACAAGAAGAAACCAGCCTTCATCATGAAGATTAATC AGAATATCACTCATCTTGTGCAGAAGATGTTTGTAGTTGTCAGTGAGGAGAAAGAAGCATGA
- the LOC129253809 gene encoding Y+L amino acid transporter 2-like isoform X1, whose product MVLESDQSGGGDASQTAAAISASDGGPDDKPARPESLGNSSDDSRVALKAEIGLFSSSTIIVGCIVGSGIFLSPRGVLDSAGSVGMSMLVWVISGIFSLIGALCFAELGTTIPRSGGEYAYIMACFGELPAFLLLWVTLIIINPTGQTIVALTFAYYVIQPFYQIEDCPPPDIFVRLMAIICLALLTFVNSWSVPWATRVQDVFTVAKILALIVIIGTGLVWICMGNTENFQQPFEGSKNGESIALAFYSGLFAYAAWNYLNYLTEEIKEPTKNLPRGIMISLPMVTVIYVLANVAYFAVLSPEELRASNAVAVTFGQKVFGRMAWIMPVSVAMSTFGGVNGGFLSLSRLFFVGAREGQLPEWLAMIQVSRKTPMPSLVFTCLMSILYVFVPSIDSLINYFSFMTWLSIGAAVAGLIYLRITQPNLERPIKFNILLPITFVLACIFLVVMGTVAAPMDTLIGIAITLTGFPVYFLCIWYKKKPAFIMKINQNITHLVQKMFVVVSEEKEA is encoded by the exons ATGGTCCTGGAAAGTGATCAAAGTGGTGGAGGCGATGCTTCGCAAACAGCTGCTGCTATCTCTGCCTCTGATGGAGGACCCGACGACAAGCCTGCTCGCCCCGAAAGCCTCGGCAACTCGTCCGACGACAGCCGTGTTGCTTTGAAAGCCGAGATAGGTCTTTTCAGCAGCAGTACAATCATCGTCGGCTGCATTGTCGGATCTGGAATCTTCCTATCACCCAGGGGCGTCCTCGACAGTGCTGGATCTGTTGGGATGTCCATGTTAGTCTGGGTGATATCTGGTATATTTTCTTTGATCGGTGCGTTGTGTTTCGCCGAATTGGGTACCACTATTCCCCGAAGTGGTGGGGAATATGCCTACATCATGGCCTGCTTTGGAGAGCTTCCagcttttttgttgttgtgggTGACATTGATCATCATCAACCCGACTGGACAAACAATTGTGGCTCTCACCTTTGCCTACTATGTGATACAACCTTTCTACCAGATAGAAGATTGTCCTCCACCCGATATCTTTGTGAGATTGATGGCTATTATCTGCCTAG CTCTACTTACATTTGTGAATTCCTGGAGCGTTCCTTGGGCTACCAGAGTACAGGATGTCTTCACCGTGGCTAAAATCTTGGCACTTATTGTCATCATTGGCACGGGTCTTGTTTGGATCTGTATGG GAAACACCGAGAATTTCCAGCAACCTTTCGAAGGAAGTAAGAATGGCGAGAGCATTGCCCTGGCATTCTACAGTGGTCTATTCGCTTATGCTGCTTG GAATTACTTGAACTATTTGACGGAGGAAATCAAAGAACCAACAAa AAATCTTCCACGTGGAATAATGATTTCTTTACCGATGGTCACCGTGATTTATGTATTGGCAAACGTCGCCTACTTCGCTGTTTTATCTCCAGAGGAATTGCGAGCATCAAACGCTGTTGCAGTG ACGTTTGGTCAGAAGGTGTTTGGTCGAATGGCTTGGATAATGCCAGTCTCTGTTGCCATGTCAACGTTTGGTGGTGTCAATGGTGGTTTCCTATCGTTGTCTCG GTTGTTTTTCGTTGGTGCTCGTGAAGGTCAACTTCCTGAATGGTTAGCGATGATTCAAGTTAGCCGGAAAACTCCAATGCCTTCACTTGTATTCACG TGTCTTATGTCTATCCTGTATGTATTTGTGCCTTCCATCGATTCGCTAATCAACTACTTTAGTTTTATGACCTGGTTATCAATTGGAGCTGCTGTAGCAGGTCTCATCTATCTCCGGATTACACAACCTAATCTAGAAAGGCCTATAAAG tttaatATCCTGCTCCCAATCACGTTTGTGTTAGCGTGTATCTTCTTGGTTGTCATGGGAACAGTGGCAGCACCTATGGACACCCTGATTGGTATTGCAATCACCCTGACGGGTTTCCCAGTTTATTTCCTGTGCATTTGGTACAAGAAGAAACCAGCCTTCATCATGAAGATTAATC AGAATATCACTCATCTTGTGCAGAAGATGTTTGTAGTTGTCAGTGAGGAGAAAGAAGCATGA